A portion of the Acidimicrobiia bacterium genome contains these proteins:
- the serB gene encoding phosphoserine phosphatase SerB: MTALLVRISGRDQTGINAGVLEILDQSAARLIDMEQVVVRDRIHCGMLIEIDEERSPLKELLYFGWQKGVSVEFEIVESVDVGPLPPRFAVTVMGSSLAPGAVAGVANAVSDSGGNIERISQLSRYPVVSYEMLVVGGDLEAMRAALLRASHEHLVDVAIQAEGLARRAKRLVVIDMDSTLVQDEVIDLLAAEAGVADEVAELTRLAMEGATDYGTALRDRVALLAGTPEDALERVAAKIRLTPGARTFVRTLRRLGYTTAVVSGGFQYFADHVKEQIGLDHAFANTLEREGGVLTGNLEGRLIDGPGKAAILAEIAASEHIGLEQTVAVGDGANDLEMLSAAGLGIAFNAKPAAVAAADTSVNVPYLDALLFILGIRRDDIEEADRRDGHDGGYPAV, from the coding sequence ATGACGGCGCTGCTCGTGCGCATCAGCGGGCGCGACCAGACCGGCATCAACGCCGGCGTCCTCGAGATCCTCGACCAGTCGGCAGCCAGACTCATCGACATGGAGCAGGTCGTCGTGCGTGACCGCATCCATTGCGGGATGCTCATCGAGATCGACGAGGAGCGCTCGCCGCTCAAGGAGCTCCTCTACTTCGGCTGGCAGAAGGGGGTCTCCGTCGAGTTCGAGATCGTCGAGTCTGTGGACGTCGGGCCTCTGCCGCCGCGGTTCGCCGTGACGGTGATGGGCTCGTCCCTGGCGCCGGGCGCCGTCGCCGGGGTCGCCAACGCCGTGTCCGATTCGGGCGGCAACATCGAGCGCATCTCGCAGCTGTCACGCTATCCGGTCGTGAGCTACGAGATGCTCGTCGTCGGAGGCGACCTCGAGGCGATGAGGGCGGCGCTGCTCCGGGCGTCGCACGAGCACCTCGTCGATGTCGCCATCCAGGCGGAGGGCCTCGCCCGCCGAGCCAAACGGCTCGTCGTCATCGACATGGACTCGACCCTCGTCCAGGACGAGGTCATCGACCTCCTCGCCGCCGAGGCGGGAGTGGCCGACGAGGTCGCAGAGCTCACCCGCCTCGCCATGGAAGGGGCGACGGACTACGGCACCGCCTTGCGAGACCGGGTTGCGCTGCTGGCGGGCACTCCGGAGGACGCGCTCGAGCGGGTCGCAGCCAAGATCAGGCTCACACCGGGCGCCCGGACGTTCGTGAGAACGCTGCGGCGCCTCGGCTACACGACCGCTGTCGTCTCCGGCGGATTCCAGTACTTCGCCGACCACGTCAAGGAGCAGATCGGCCTCGACCACGCCTTCGCCAACACGCTCGAGAGGGAAGGCGGCGTGCTCACGGGGAACCTCGAAGGGCGCCTCATCGACGGGCCCGGCAAGGCGGCGATCCTCGCCGAGATCGCCGCCTCGGAGCACATCGGGCTGGAGCAGACGGTCGCAGTGGGCGACGGTGCGAACGACCTCGAGATGCTCAGCGCCGCCGGCCTCGGCATCGCATTCAACGCCAAACCGGCGGCCGTCGCCGCCGCCGACACCTCGGTGAACGTCCCGTACCTGGATGCGCTCCTCTTCATCCTCGGCATCAGGCGGGACGACATCGAAGAGGCGGACAGGCGCGACGGTCATGACGGCGGGTACCCGGCGGTGTGA
- a CDS encoding M20/M25/M40 family metallo-hydrolase produces the protein MIPPDEVVELLVELIRNECVNDGTPDSGHEHRSVTTLAAYLGRDGTIVEPHPGRQSVVYRVAGTVPGAPSLILLPHLDVVPAKPDGWTHPPFDGIREAGYVWGRGAVDMLNVTSAMAAVFKRHLNGDVAPLPGDLVFGATADEEAGGRLGAETLVSDHWDLVAGEYLLTEVAGPSFRAGGEHVLPVTVAEKGPSWRRLTSRGLPGHGSQPYGRKNALVPMATAMARLGTTPTPVEITEEWSAFVTGLALERDLEERLLDPDRIDDAIDELAGDDMAFARWVHACTHLTVTPTVLHSGIKSNVVPDLAAADVDVRKLPGQDEEDVDDHFRKVMGPGLSDEIEIERIQTFPANGSPTGGPLWEAIVDSADALTGSPALVPAITPVATDARFFRARGVVAYGVGLFDDDVTFGDMLSMFHGDDERVSERSVDLTTQMLERVVARFGELTA, from the coding sequence GTGATCCCGCCGGACGAGGTCGTCGAGCTGCTCGTCGAGCTGATCCGCAACGAGTGCGTCAACGACGGTACCCCCGACAGCGGCCACGAGCACCGATCGGTGACGACACTCGCCGCCTATCTCGGCCGGGATGGGACGATCGTCGAGCCGCATCCGGGGAGACAGAGTGTCGTGTACCGGGTGGCGGGCACCGTCCCAGGGGCGCCGTCGCTGATCCTCCTCCCGCATCTCGACGTCGTGCCGGCCAAGCCGGACGGGTGGACCCACCCGCCTTTCGACGGGATCCGGGAGGCCGGATACGTCTGGGGCAGGGGCGCCGTCGACATGCTCAACGTCACCTCGGCGATGGCTGCGGTGTTCAAGCGTCACCTGAACGGCGACGTCGCTCCACTGCCCGGCGACCTGGTCTTCGGGGCGACCGCAGACGAGGAGGCAGGCGGCCGTCTCGGCGCCGAGACGCTCGTGTCGGACCACTGGGACCTCGTGGCGGGCGAGTACCTGCTCACCGAGGTGGCCGGCCCGTCGTTCCGCGCCGGGGGTGAGCATGTCCTCCCCGTGACAGTCGCCGAGAAGGGACCCTCGTGGCGCCGCCTCACGAGTCGCGGGCTGCCCGGCCACGGCAGCCAACCCTATGGGAGGAAGAACGCCCTCGTTCCGATGGCGACGGCGATGGCTCGCCTCGGCACCACGCCGACCCCTGTCGAGATCACCGAAGAGTGGTCGGCGTTCGTCACCGGCCTGGCTCTCGAGCGTGACCTCGAGGAGCGATTGCTCGACCCGGACAGGATCGACGACGCCATCGACGAGCTCGCCGGAGACGACATGGCGTTCGCCCGCTGGGTGCATGCGTGCACGCATCTCACCGTCACTCCGACCGTCCTCCACTCGGGGATCAAGTCGAACGTGGTTCCCGATCTGGCGGCCGCCGACGTGGATGTTCGCAAGCTCCCGGGTCAGGACGAGGAAGACGTCGACGACCACTTCCGCAAGGTCATGGGCCCCGGACTGAGCGACGAGATCGAGATCGAGCGCATCCAGACGTTCCCAGCCAATGGCTCGCCGACGGGCGGGCCCCTGTGGGAGGCGATCGTCGACTCGGCGGACGCCCTGACGGGGTCACCCGCTCTCGTCCCCGCCATCACTCCTGTCGCCACCGACGCCAGGTTCTTCAGGGCAAGAGGGGTCGTCGCCTACGGCGTCGGCTTGTTCGACGACGACGTCACGTTCGGAGACATGCTCAGCATGTTCCACGGTGACGACGAGCGGGTCAGCGAGCGGAGCGTGGATCTCACGACCCAGATGCTCGAGCGGGTCGTGGCCCGCTTCGGCGAGTTGACGGCCTGA
- a CDS encoding GNAT family N-acetyltransferase gives MATEADLDDLVALYRDLEREQAALRPLWPLADGLPEPVSEAFVDVMGDDESVLVIGELDDVPLGFGWCRAEDLLPQAGGDRVAVVRLIHTEVEARGIGVGEAMVTMLLDAFRARGFHLFDARVSPGHRNAKNFFEANGFSARLIVMHHDDERVRDEVLNAGDAP, from the coding sequence ATGGCGACCGAAGCGGATCTCGACGATCTCGTGGCGCTCTATCGCGACCTCGAGCGCGAGCAGGCAGCCCTCCGCCCACTGTGGCCGTTGGCGGACGGCCTGCCCGAACCGGTCTCCGAGGCATTTGTCGACGTGATGGGGGACGACGAGTCTGTCCTGGTGATCGGCGAGCTCGACGACGTTCCACTCGGATTCGGATGGTGCCGGGCCGAGGACCTGCTGCCCCAAGCTGGCGGCGATCGTGTCGCCGTCGTCCGGCTGATCCACACGGAGGTCGAGGCGCGGGGCATCGGGGTCGGCGAAGCGATGGTGACCATGCTCCTCGACGCCTTCCGCGCCAGGGGCTTTCACCTCTTCGACGCCCGGGTGAGCCCCGGCCACCGCAATGCCAAGAACTTCTTCGAGGCGAACGGCTTCTCGGCGCGCCTCATCGTGATGCACCACGACGACGAGCGCGTCCGAGACGAGGTTCTCAACGCCGGAGACGCGCCGTGA